CAACCCGCAGGTGATCTACGACTGATGCTCACGGACAGGACGAAACGGAACCTCAAACGCGAGCTGAAACACAGCTTGCTCGCGAAGATCGCGCTCGTGACGGCGGTGTTCATCTTCCTCGTCGCGCTGTTCGCGCCCTTCATCGCGCCGTACGACCCGACGACACAGGAGCTCGCCGGGTCGAACCTGCCGCCACTGGGGGTCTCGACGACGACCGAGACGACCGCGATGGTCGACGGCGAGATGACTCGCGTCGAGGAGGAGGTCGCGGGGACGGCCGCCCACCCGCTGGGAACCGACGCGCTCGGCCGGGACATGCTCTCGCGGGTGATCTACGGCGCGCGGACCTCGCTGCTCGTCGGCATCATCGGGACGGCGCTGGCCGCCGTCTCCGGGGTCACCGTCGGGATGGTCGCGGGCTACTACGGCGGGCGCGTCGACGACGGCCTGATGCGCTTTGCGGACATCATGCTCGCCTTTCCGGCGCTGGTGCTCGCGATCGCGCTGATCGCCATGTTCGGCGCGGGACGGCTATTGGTGCCCGACCCGTGGGTCGAACTCGGCCTCGTCTCCGGTCGGCCCGAACGGTTCGTCTTCCCCGGCACCGTGACGCTCGTCGTCGCGCTGGTCAACTGGGTCTGGTTCGCCCGGATCGCCCGTGGCGAGGCGCTCTCGATCCGCGGCGAGGAGTACGTGAAAGCAGCCCGCTCGATCGGCGCGTCAGACCGCTACATCATCAGGAGACACGTCCTCCCGAACAGCATCACGCCGATCCTCGTGCTCGCGACGATCCAGGTCGCCGCGATCATCCTCTTAGAGAGCTCGCTCTCGTTTCTCGGCTTCTCGGGGACGACGCTATCGTGGGGGTTCGACATCGCACAGGGACGTGACCGGCTCGCGACCTCCTGGTGGATCGCGAGCATGCCCGGGCTCGCGATCGTCGTGAGCGTCGTCAGCATCAACCTCCTGGGGGACTGGCTGCGCGACGCGCTCGATCCCGGGCTCGAGGGCACGGGGGGTGGTGGCGGTGCCTGAGGAGGTACTCCGGGTCAGGGATCTCACGACCCGGTTTTTCACCGACGAGGGCCAGGTGAACGCGGTCGAGCGGGTGAGCTTCGACGTGCGCGCCCGTGAGATCTTCGGCATCGTCGGCGAGTCCGGCAGCGGCAAGAGCGTCACCGCGCTCTCGGTGCTCGATCTCGTCGACGCGCCCGGGAGGGTCGTCGAGGGAGAACTCTGGTACAGGAACGCCGATCTCGCCGAGGAGATGGGAGAGAAACGGCCGGAGGCGGTCGACGGCGGGTTCGTCGACCTGCTGCGGCTCTCGAAGGGCGAACGGCGCGCGCTCCGGGGCTCGGCGTTCAGCATGATCTTCCAGGACCCGATGAGCAGTTTCAACCCCTCGATAACGGTGGGAGAGCAGATCGCGGAGGCGGTCGAGGTCCAGCGGAGGGCGCGGGCGAACCCTCGGTCGACCCGCTCGCGGACCCAGGGCTACGGCCTCGGCTCGTACCTGAGTTCGCTCGTCTACCCCTCGAACGAGTACGTCACCGACGGGAGCCACGAGCGCGCGGTGACGCTGCTCGAGCAGGTCGGCATCCCCGACCCGGCCGCGCGAGCCGAGGAGTACCCCCACCAGTTCTCGGGCGGGATGCTCCAGCGAGCGATGATCGCACAGGCGCTCGCGGGCGAGCCGGACGTGCTGATCGCGGACGAGCCGACGACGGCGCTCGACGTCACCATCCAGGCACAGATCCTCAACCTGCTCCGGGACCTGCAGGAAGAGACGGGGATGAGCATCGTCCTGATCACCCACGACCTCGGCGTCGTCGCCCGGATGTGCGACCGGGTGGGCGTGATGTACGCGGGCGAACTCGTCGAGCGCGGCGAGCTTTCCGACCTCTTCGAGCGCTCGGTCCACCCCTACACGGAGGGGTTGCTCGGCTCGATCCCCGACCTCGAGGAGCCCTCCCCCCGGCTCCAGCCGATCCCCGGGAACGTCCCGGATCTGATCGCCGCGGAGATGGGCGATCGGTGTTACTTCGTCGACCGGTGTCCGAAGGCGATGCGCGAGTGTCTCACGAAGCCCCCGGAGTTCCAGATCGACGACGAACACGGCGCGAAGTGTTACCTCGCGGAGGATGAGTACGCGCCCGAGCGCGCGCTCTCGCCCGAGGAGCTGGCGGAGGAGGTGCCGGCCGATGACTGACGTCGAAGGGGCCGGGAGCGACGTCGGTGACGGATCGGAGTTCGAGTTCGTCGGCTCCGAGACTGCGGAGGAAACCCCGACCGAGAGCCCGCTCGTCAGCGTCAAGCGCCTCGAGAAGTACTACGACGCGGATACCTCGCTGCTCGATCGGCTCTTCGGCGAGGAGACCGAGCCCGTGCGGGCGGTCGACGACGTCTCCTTCGACGTCTTCCCAGGCGAGACGCTCGGCGTCGTCGGCGAGTCCGGCTGTGGGAAGTCCACGACCGGCGAGACCCTGCTCAGGCTCCGGGAGGCGACCGGCGGGAGCGTGCTCTTCGACGGCGAGGACGTCTTTGAGATGGACGACGACGCTCTCTCGGTCTTTCGAACCAGGGCGCAGATCGTCTTCCAGGACCCCTTCTCCAGTCTCGACCCGCGGATGACCGTCGGCCAGATCGTCAGAGAGCCGCTCGACGTCCACGACTGGCCGACGACACCGGGGGACGCCGACGTCGAACCCGTCCTCACCGTCGAGGGCGACGGGGAGGTCGACGTGAGCGTCGATCCGCCGGGAAGCGATCGGGTGGAGGGACGACCGGCAGGAGGGATCGACGTCGAACTCCCGCTCACGGTCCGGATCGAGAGCGGGTCGGCGTCGGTCGAAGCACCCCGCGGCTGTGAGGCCAGCGCGACCGTCGAGGGTGACAGTGTACGGGTGGAGGTCTCGCCGTCGAAGGCCGGGTTGCGTCGGCTCAGAGCACAGCAGTTACTCGAACGGGTCGGGCTCTCGGCGGGACAGATCGACCGATATCCCAACGAGTTCTCGGGCGGCCAGCGCCAGCGCATCGGCATCGCGCGTGCGATCGCGCTCGAACCCGAGTTCATCGTCCTCGACGAGCCGGTGAGCGCGCTCGACGTCTCGGTCCAGGCGCAGGTGCTCAACCTGCTCGCGGATCTCCAGGACGAACTCGGGCTGACCTACCTCTTCATCGCCCACGACCTCTCGGTCGTGAGACATATATCGGATCGCGTCGCGATCATGTACCTCGGGAAGCTGGTCGAGATCGGCCCGACCGACGCCATCTTCGACACCCCGGCACATCCCTACACCGAGGCGCTCCTGGAGAGCGTTCCCCGGGCGGCGCTCTCGGAGTACGGCCGGCGGATCGACGCGCTCGAGGGCGACGTTCCCTCCCCGAGGAATCCGCCCTCCGGCTGCCGGTTCCGGACCCGATGTCCGGCGCTGATCCAGCCCGAGGGCTACGGGATGGAGCAGTCGGCGTGGCGGGCGGTCGCGACGCTGCGCGACGGGACGGTATCGGGGGAGTTCGACGCGGACGCGGTCGACAGGCTCGTCGAAGCCCGGGTGGAAGACGGGGGGGAAGGGGGCAGGACGCTCCCGACCGAGGAGGTCGCGGCGGCGATCCGTTCGGAGTTCGGGGTCCCGGAGCGGATCGGCGACCGCGAAGCGGAGGCGACGCTCTCCGAGGCGATCACGGCACTCGCGGAGCGCGACGTCGATCACGGTCGGGCAGTGCTCGAACGTGCGTTCGTGACGCCGTGTGAGGAGCGCGTTCCGCCGCAGTACCCGATCGGATCGGGTCACGGGGCGGCCTGTCTGCTCCACGAAGAGACGTGACTCAGTCGCTTCCGTGTCGGTGGCCGACGACGACCGAGACGACGTGGAGGGCGACGAGGACGAAGAAGGCGGTCATGTGCGAGCCCGTCTGGAGTCCCTCTACGAACAGCAGCGGGATGTAGAGGAACGGGAGGGCGATCGCGCTCCAGAAGGCGATCGCTCGGAGCGGTCGCACGGCGGCGCGCGAGAGCGCGCGGTGGTCTAGTGTCTGTGCGTCGTCGGTCGGGGTGGGGATGGAGGGGGTCGACATCCTGGGGACCTCACCTACCGTACCACGGAGTGACACATATACCCTGACGAGGGTTTATCATATTTCAGCACTATTTATCAGTGTATCGGAGAGGTTGTGTCGTTTCATAACGCGCGCAGCGGGGAGGAGACGTTTTAATATACGATTAGAAACAATGTTTTAGATTACTACTTTCGTTCGTACGTCACGCCCGAACGGGTGTTCGGTCTCCTCCCTGGGGAGAGCGACACGAACTATCTGACGACGGTGACCGGCACCGGCGAGCGCCGGACGACCGACTCGGCGACGCTCCCGAGGAGGATGCGCGAGACGCCCTCGCGGCCGTGGCTCCCCATCACCACGTGATCGAACCCGCCCTCCTCGGCGACCTCGACGATCGTTCGCGCCGGACGACCGATCTCGGTCTCGGTCACGAGGTCGACGCCCGTTTCGTCTGCGATCCCGCGGGCCTTTTCGAAGTGTGACTCGGCGCGTTTCTCGGCGGTCGCCATCCACTCGTCCGCGTTGACCGCCATCGCGACCTCGGTGCCGGCACCGACCTCTGCCGGATCGAGCACCGTGAGGGCGGTGATCGTCGCGTCGCCGAACTCGGAGGCGGCGTACTCGAGCGCGTCGAACGACTGTTCGGAACCATCTACGGCCACGAGGACGTTACTCGCCATAGGTCGGTTTCGACGTCCCGGCCGATAAAACCTCATACTGCCGGCGAAGACCTCCGCCGGCACTGGGTGAGGAGGAACCGGACGTGGGTACGTCCCTCGGTCTCACAGGAACCGTCGGAGACGTTCGTCGTTCTTCGATTTCGGATCGAACGAGATCGGTGAGACGTCTACCTGAGCGATCGGGTTGGCTACGAGGATCCCTATCAGTCCCTCCCGTGGCGGGTGAGACAGACCGACAGGCCACAGAGTTCGACCGGTTCGGAGTTATCGGGCGAGTAGACGACCGCCTGGCCCTTCTCCATGTAGGGGACCTTCCCCGCCAAGCTGCCCGGAATGTTCACCGCCCTGATCACCTCCTCGTCACCGAGGTTCAGGACGAGTTTCGTGTTCACCTGTTTGAAGATCGACTCGGCGATGTCCTGGGGGTCCTGCGTGACGAGGAACAGTCCGAGACGCTCCTTTCTCCCCTGTTTCGCCGCCTCGGTGAACTTCCCGATCACGCGCCCTGCCTGTGCACTGTCGGCCCCCGAGAGGAAGTTGTGCGCCTCGTCCATCCCGATCACGAGCGGCGTCTCCTTGATCCGGTCGAACCGGGGGTCGTTCGAGAGCTTCTCGTCGATCAGCAGGCTCGCTACCGCGAGGACGACCACCTCCGTCGCCCGGCTGTCGTTTACGTGGTAGGTCGGGACGACGCTCAGCCCGCCCGGGCGGACGAACTCGTGGACCATCTCGGTGATCGGCCGGGCGTCGCCGTCGAAGACAGCGTCGAAGCCCCACGCGCGGCGTTTCACCGCGTCGTAGGTCGCCTCGTGGACCCTGCCGGACTCGTCGAGTTCCTCCCTGAGCGCCGGATCGTCGAGAAAGGTCGTGAACTCGTCGTAGGTTCCCCCGTTCCCGTACTGGCGGAAAAAGCGCTCTAACAGGTGCGTCAGCGCGTTGTACTGGTTGTCGTTCAGGCTCGCGCCGGCGACGAGCCACTTGTTCGACCGGACCATCGAGAACGGGATCGTGAACTCGACGCGCTCGGCACCGTGGTGGCTCGCCTCGTAGCTCGTTCCCGCCACGCTCGGGACGAACACCGTCGTGTCGTCGTAGCCGCCGTAACTGATCCCCTCGCGGTCGAACCCACGGGCCTGCTCGGCGGTTACCTGCGGGTTGTCGTCGTGCATCTGGGCGTACTCGTCCTGCGGGTCGAACTGCACGACCGCGAGGCCGGGCGTCCGACCGTCGTCCATCTCGTACTCCCGACCGAGGTACTGTCTGAGGACGTTCTTCGTGCTGTGGGTCTTCCCCGATCCCGTGCCGCCGGCGACGAGCGTGTGTCTGAACACCAGCGGGTCGCCGTCGGCGTAGTCGTCTTTCAGTCGATAGTCGATCGTCGGGGGGGAGGCGGCGGTCCTCACCCGTTCACCCCCGACCGCGAGGTGACCGAGGAAGACGCCCTCTTCGGGGATCTTCAGTCCGGTCTTGATCTCCTCGGTGTCCGTCGCCCGCCGGACGACCGCGTCCGGCTTCGGGACCCGGTCGGTCATCCGCCGTTTCAGCTCTCCTCCATCGTCGTAGAGCACCGCGACGGGCTCGAGCGTCGCGACGAACTTGAAGTCGCGCTCGGCCTCGCCGTTCCACGTCCGGCGCATCGCCCGTCGGGCGTGGATCTCGGTCGCGTCGTCGGCCTGGAACTCCCGGGCGTACTCGAGGGCTGTGATCCGCGAGAAGAGCAGTTCGCCGTCGGGATACGGCACGAGAAGGTAGCTTCCGAGCCGTATCTCCGAGCGGTTGCCGGTCGTCACGTAGGCCCTGATCCGGCACTCCTCTCCCTCCTCGGCGATCACGAGGCCCTCGCTGACCGCGA
This region of Halalkalicoccus sp. CGA53 genomic DNA includes:
- a CDS encoding ABC transporter permease, with amino-acid sequence MLTDRTKRNLKRELKHSLLAKIALVTAVFIFLVALFAPFIAPYDPTTQELAGSNLPPLGVSTTTETTAMVDGEMTRVEEEVAGTAAHPLGTDALGRDMLSRVIYGARTSLLVGIIGTALAAVSGVTVGMVAGYYGGRVDDGLMRFADIMLAFPALVLAIALIAMFGAGRLLVPDPWVELGLVSGRPERFVFPGTVTLVVALVNWVWFARIARGEALSIRGEEYVKAARSIGASDRYIIRRHVLPNSITPILVLATIQVAAIILLESSLSFLGFSGTTLSWGFDIAQGRDRLATSWWIASMPGLAIVVSVVSINLLGDWLRDALDPGLEGTGGGGGA
- a CDS encoding ABC transporter ATP-binding protein → MPEEVLRVRDLTTRFFTDEGQVNAVERVSFDVRAREIFGIVGESGSGKSVTALSVLDLVDAPGRVVEGELWYRNADLAEEMGEKRPEAVDGGFVDLLRLSKGERRALRGSAFSMIFQDPMSSFNPSITVGEQIAEAVEVQRRARANPRSTRSRTQGYGLGSYLSSLVYPSNEYVTDGSHERAVTLLEQVGIPDPAARAEEYPHQFSGGMLQRAMIAQALAGEPDVLIADEPTTALDVTIQAQILNLLRDLQEETGMSIVLITHDLGVVARMCDRVGVMYAGELVERGELSDLFERSVHPYTEGLLGSIPDLEEPSPRLQPIPGNVPDLIAAEMGDRCYFVDRCPKAMRECLTKPPEFQIDDEHGAKCYLAEDEYAPERALSPEELAEEVPADD
- a CDS encoding ABC transporter ATP-binding protein; this encodes MTDVEGAGSDVGDGSEFEFVGSETAEETPTESPLVSVKRLEKYYDADTSLLDRLFGEETEPVRAVDDVSFDVFPGETLGVVGESGCGKSTTGETLLRLREATGGSVLFDGEDVFEMDDDALSVFRTRAQIVFQDPFSSLDPRMTVGQIVREPLDVHDWPTTPGDADVEPVLTVEGDGEVDVSVDPPGSDRVEGRPAGGIDVELPLTVRIESGSASVEAPRGCEASATVEGDSVRVEVSPSKAGLRRLRAQQLLERVGLSAGQIDRYPNEFSGGQRQRIGIARAIALEPEFIVLDEPVSALDVSVQAQVLNLLADLQDELGLTYLFIAHDLSVVRHISDRVAIMYLGKLVEIGPTDAIFDTPAHPYTEALLESVPRAALSEYGRRIDALEGDVPSPRNPPSGCRFRTRCPALIQPEGYGMEQSAWRAVATLRDGTVSGEFDADAVDRLVEARVEDGGEGGRTLPTEEVAAAIRSEFGVPERIGDREAEATLSEAITALAERDVDHGRAVLERAFVTPCEERVPPQYPIGSGHGAACLLHEET
- a CDS encoding universal stress protein, with translation MASNVLVAVDGSEQSFDALEYAASEFGDATITALTVLDPAEVGAGTEVAMAVNADEWMATAEKRAESHFEKARGIADETGVDLVTETEIGRPARTIVEVAEEGGFDHVVMGSHGREGVSRILLGSVAESVVRRSPVPVTVVR
- a CDS encoding ATP-binding protein, which gives rise to MTDLGDFQASGSGASDGENSTRSTDVGEEFTEYEAEAVGTDRGIGTVAVSEGLVIAEEGEECRIRAYVTTGNRSEIRLGSYLLVPYPDGELLFSRITALEYAREFQADDATEIHARRAMRRTWNGEAERDFKFVATLEPVAVLYDDGGELKRRMTDRVPKPDAVVRRATDTEEIKTGLKIPEEGVFLGHLAVGGERVRTAASPPTIDYRLKDDYADGDPLVFRHTLVAGGTGSGKTHSTKNVLRQYLGREYEMDDGRTPGLAVVQFDPQDEYAQMHDDNPQVTAEQARGFDREGISYGGYDDTTVFVPSVAGTSYEASHHGAERVEFTIPFSMVRSNKWLVAGASLNDNQYNALTHLLERFFRQYGNGGTYDEFTTFLDDPALREELDESGRVHEATYDAVKRRAWGFDAVFDGDARPITEMVHEFVRPGGLSVVPTYHVNDSRATEVVVLAVASLLIDEKLSNDPRFDRIKETPLVIGMDEAHNFLSGADSAQAGRVIGKFTEAAKQGRKERLGLFLVTQDPQDIAESIFKQVNTKLVLNLGDEEVIRAVNIPGSLAGKVPYMEKGQAVVYSPDNSEPVELCGLSVCLTRHGRD